Within Epilithonimonas zeae, the genomic segment AGAAGGTTGCCAAAATTAGAAATATAACATTTCCTAACCAAATGTTTTCTTTTAAATATTGGTAATATGCCAGAGACACTACCATTGTGATCAGAATCACAATGATATTTTTATAAATATTATAAGGAATCGGGTATTTGTAATGTCCCCAAATGTAGGAGATGACCATCATGGTAAAGTAACTCGCAATGGTTGCCCAAGTCGAAGCCCAGTAACCATATTTTGGAATGAAATAAAAATTAATAAGGATTGTTATCAAAACTCCAATTCCGGAAATGTAAGCACCAATGATCGTTTTATCCGTCAATTTATACCAAATCGAAAGGTTAAGATAAATCCCTAAAAATAAGCTGGCAAAAAACAGAATAGGAAGGATTGAAATTCCCTCGTAATATTCCGGATTATTGATGTAAACTTTCGCAATCCAATCCAGATTTACAGATAGGAACAAAACAATCAGACAGTTAATTGCAATGAAAATATCCATTAATCTGACATAAGTTTGATTGGCATTTTTGCTTTTTGAATTACTAAAGAAAAAGGGTTCAATTCCTAAAGAGTATGCTTGTCTAAAAAGAATAACAAAAGTCACAACCTTGGCTACGCCACCATAAACACCTAATTCGTGACGTCCAATTTCTTCTGGTAAAAGAAATTTAAGAAATTGTCTGTCAAAGGTTTCATTAATGATTCCTGCTAAACCTGCAATGGTAATCGGCCAGGAATATTTGATCATTTTTTTCCAAAGTTCCCAGGAGAAATGCTTTATTCTTGCGATTAATAATTCTTGCGACAACATCAAAAATGTAATTGAGCTCGCTACAAGATTTGCTACGAAAACGTAACCGATTCCAAATTCCGAACTGTATTTTAAACCGAAAATTCCATTGGGATATTTTGGAAGAATGATGATGAAAAATACAACTAAAAGGAAATTGATAATTCCATTTGTAATTCTGATTCCGGCATATTTCAACGGTCTTTCATTTTTTCTCAACATTACAAAAGGCATTGCACAAAAAGCGTCTAAAGCCAAAGTCACTGTTAAGATTGCTAATAAGTCAACTTGGTCAGGTGTTTTGAAAGCGTCTGCCAATGGTTGCCGATAAAATAATGTGAAACTCAAATAAACTAAAGTCACTGCCAAAACACTGAAAAACGATGTTGAAATTAGTTTGCGGTCATCTTTTTCGTCCAGCGCAAATCGGAAAAAAGTGGTTTCCATTCCGTGGGTCAAGAGTACGGCAATAACACCTGCTACAGAATAAAAATCTGCAAAAGGAGAGTAGGCCGTTGGTCCAAAAGTTCTCGTAATAATTGGGTTGATTACAAACGGAAACAATCTGATAATCACAGTTGTTAATCCATAAAGCGCAGTTTGTCCGAGAAGTTTCTTCATCTAATAATATATTGTTTTCATCGGTCAGATGGAATCTGCGATTTCAATTCAAAAATTTTTGCAAAAATAATCTATTCTGATAAGAATTCGGTTTATTTCTTCAGCTTATAATTCATAAAGAAAACCAGCTTTCCACCCTTCATTATATCCTCGTGCTTTAGCTTATAACCTTCAAATGGTTTCCCATTCAGCTCCATTTTTTCGATGTAAACGTTCTTTTCGGATTGATTTTTAACTTCGATTTCAAAAGTTTTTCCGTTCTCCAAATTCACTTTTGCATCCACAATACTTGGACTTCCGATCCAATAGTCATCAGAGCCTGGCGCAACAGGATAGAATCCTAAACTACTGAAAATATACCAGGCGCTCATCTGTCCACAATCATCATTTCCGCCCAATCCATCGGGTTTTGCTTTGTATTGCATTGTCAGAATTTTTCGGATTTGAGCCTGAGTTTTCCAAGGTTGTCCAGCAACATTATAAAGATAAGCCACGTGATGCGCTGGTTCGTTGCCATGAACATAACCGCCAATGATTCCTTCTCTTGTAATATCTTCTGTGTCAGCAAAAAACTCATCGGGTAGATGCATTGAAAATAATTCATCCAGATTTTCCCCGAATTTCTTTTTTCCGCCCATCGCTTTCATCAATTCCTCAGGATTATGCGGCACGAAAAAACTATAATTCCACGAATTACCTTCGATAAAGCCTTGTCCGTGTGTGCTCAGCAAATCAAATTCTTTTTTGAAACTTCCGTCAGATAATCTCGGTCTCATAAAACCAATTGATTTATCGAAGACATTTTTCCAGTTTTCGGAACGTTTCAGATATTCATTATATATATCGTTTTTGCCTAATTTCTTAGCGATTTGTGCGATAGCCCAATCGTCGTAAGCGTATTCTAAAGTGTTAGAAACCGATGTTCCGTTTTTCTCTGCGGAGATATAGCCTTTGTCAAGATATTCGCTGATGCCTTCGTAATTCCGTTTGTTGGAAGTCGCAATACAAGCTTGCAAAGCTTCTTCGGGATTTCCTGTAAATGTATTTTTAATAATTGCATCCGCAATCAGGGAAACCGAATGATAACCGCTCATACACCAGTTTTCATTGGCATAATGCGACCAAACAGGTAACATTTTCAGGCTGAACTGGTCATAATGTGCTAACATTGATTTAACCATATCATTATTTCGTTTTGGCTGAATTATATTAAAAAACGGATGCAAGGCGCGGTAAGTATCCCAAAGCGAAAATGTGGTGTAGTTTGTAAAATCTTTAGCCTGGTGAATATTCTGGTCGAGACCTTTATATTCACCATTGCTATCCATATAAGTTGTCGGATTGATGAATGTGTGATACATCGCCGTGTAAAAATTTACTTTGTCATCATCGTTTAAAGTATTGACAACAATTTTATTCAACTCCTTATTCCAGTCATTTTGAGCCTGGTTTTTCACATTTTCAAAATTCCAGTCCGGTGTTTCTTTCTGTAAATTTTCCAAAGCATTAGCTTGACTGACTGGCGAAATCGCAAATTTGATTTGAATTTTTTCATTTTCCTGAGTATCAAAATCGAAGTGCATTCTGATTTTCTTTCCAGCGATTTCCGGGAAATTATCATCTTGATTCCACTTTCTCCAAAAACCTCTATAAGCTTGCTTTGAATCAAAATTTTTCTGTCCGTAAGATTTGAAAGGCCTCGAAAATTCCATTGCAAAATAAACTGTTCTGGTTCTTGCCCAGCCATTGGTTTGTCTGTAACCCGTGATTCTGTGGTCATTTTCGATTCTTACATAAGTCCACACGTTTTTTTCATCGTAATTGTAAATTCCGGACATCAAATCCAGAATAATATGTGCATCATCCGATTTTGGAAACGTGTATTGATGAAATCCAACTCTCGTCGTCGCTGTTAATTCAGCCAAAATATTAGAATCATCGAGTTTCACTTTGTAATAGCCTGCTTCTGCCTTTTCGTTCTGATGAGAAAATCTGGAGCGGAATCCACTTCCCGGGTTTTGAGCAGTTCCTGGATTCAGTTTTACTTTTCCAACAGCCGGCATTATCAGAAAATCGCCCAAATCCGAATGTCCGGTTCCGCTAAAATGGGTGTGCGAAAATCCGACAATCGTTTTGTCCTCATAACGATATCCGGCGCAATATTTATAAACATCAGGATTGTATTTTCCGTTGATTTCATAAGACAGCGTATCAGTTTCAGGGCTCAGTTGAACGGCTCCAAAAGGAACAGTTGCACCGGGAAACGTATGTCCCATTTTCTCTGTCCCGATAATGGGATTGACGAATTTGACTAAGTTTTGTAATTTCTGAGAACTGAATAATGAACCGCATAAAACAGTTAGAATTAAAATTAATTTTCTCGAAAACATTCTTTGGAATTTTGAAGCAATTTAGTCAAATATTAATTTTAACCACATAGTCACATAGAAATGCTTTAAATTTTAATCAAATAAAATAGAATTGGAAACTGCTACTCTTAAACTTTTTTAATCTATGTGCTTATGTGGTTTAATTTTATCAATTCAAAAACTTTAGTAATCGTTTCCAAAAACTTATTTTTGTATTAAATAGTCTTGACAGGTCTCCAATTGTATCGTTTAGTATTAGCGATGTCAGGCTGAGGCTCTCGAAGCCTTCATATAAAATGATAAATCCATAAAAAGTAAAATGAAGATCCTAATAAAAAATGCCCAAATCGTCAATCAAGGAAAGATTATCCAAAGCGATATTCTCATCGAAAACGATTTGATTTCTAAAATTCAATCCAATATTTCCGAAGAAGCAGACCAAATTATCGAGGCTTCGGGAAAATATCTTTTACCAGGAGTGATTGATGACCAGGTTCATTTCCGCGAGCCAGGTTTGACCTGGAAAGGCGACATTGAAACAGAATCACGTTCTGCAATTGCCGGTGGAACGACTAGTTTTATCGAGCAGCCGAACACGGTTCCAAATGCGGTAACACAGGAATTATTAGCAGATAAATATGAAATCGCTTCTCAAAAATCGTTCGCCAATTATGGTTTTATGATGGGAGGAACGAATGATAACCTCGAAGAAGTTTTAAAAACGAATCCGAGAAATGTTCCGGGAATCAAATTATTTTTGGGTTCGTCAACAGGAAATATGTTAGTCGATAATCCGGAGACTCTGGAAAATATTTTCAGCAATACCAAAATGCTGATTGCCGTTCACTGCGAAGATGAAGCGACTATTAAAGCCAATACTCAAAAGTATTTGGATGAATACGGTGAAGATATTCCGGTGAAATTTCATCATTTGATCAGAAGTGAAGAGGCCTGTTATAAATCTTCCTCAAAAGCGATTGAACTGGCAAAGAAAACCGGCGCAAGACTTCACGTTTTCCATTTGTCTACAGCGATTGAAACGGAGCTTTTCAGAAATGATATTCCTTTAAAAGATAAAAAAATAACGGCTGAAGTTTGTGTTCATCACTTGACTTTCACCAACGAAGATTACGAAACAAAAGGCGGATTAATCAAGTGGAATCCTGCCGTGAAAACACAAAAAGACAAAGACGGACTTTGGGAAGCTCTGTTGGATGACCGAATCGATGTAATTGCAACCGACCACGCTCCGCACACTTGGGAAGAAAAACAGAATGTTTACACCAAATGTCCTTCCGGTGCACCTTTGGTTCAACATTCTTTGGTGGTGATGTTGGAAAATTACAAAAACGGAAAGATTTCTTTGGAAAGAATCGTTGAAAAAATGGCTCACAATCCTGCAATTTTATTCAGAATCGAAAAAAGAGGTTTCATCAGAGAAGGTTACAAAGCGGATTTGGTTTTGGTTGATTTGAATCAAAACTGGACAGTCGAAAAAGAAAATATCCTTTATAAATGCGGTTGGAGCCCGCTGGAAGGAACTGAATTTCATTCTAAAGTTACCCACACTTTCGTCAATGGAAATCTGGTTTACGAGAATGGAAAAATCAATGAAGAAAAATTCGGAGAGCGTTTGCTTTTTGAAGTGGAAGAATAAATTAAAGACTGCAAATTTTGCAGTCTTTTTGTTTTGCCTCTCGCGGATTAAGCAAATTTCGCAGATGTTGAAGTTGAAAAATCTGCTTTATCAGCTAGATCTGCGAGAGAAAATTTCTAACAATTAATTAAAATCAGTCAATAACAATGCTCTCAATTCCTTTGTTTAAAGCATCTTCCATAATTCCCGGAATCGCCAAACCTTCAGCACGGAAAACACTTACATCCGAAACTCCATAGAATCCAAAAACATTTTTAATATACGGAACATTCGAATCAAACACTTGGAAAGGGCCTCCGGAATAAACATTTCCTGAGGTAAAAGCGATATATAGTTTTTTGTCATTCAACAAGCCTTTTGGTCCGTTTTCGTCATATTTAAAAGTATATCCGGCTCTCGAAGTGAAATCAAGATAAGCTCTCAGTGTTGCAGGAACGGAAAAATTGTACATTGGAGAATCGATAACAATAATATCGGCTTCTTTTAATTCAGAAATCAAATCTTCAGAATATTTGTTGATGGATTGTTGCTCTGTAGAATGGTTTTCAGCCGGCGTAAAAAAAGTATTGATGTGAGACTCATCCAAAAGTGGAGTCGGGTTTGTCGTAAGATCACGTTCTTTTAAGACAGCATCTGAGTATTTTTCCTGAATTTTTTCGATAACTGCTTTTCCTAATTTTCTGCTTGCAGACAAATCTTTTCTAGGACTTGTGATGATGTGAAGTACATTTTTCATATGTAAATGATTATTTTTAAATTTTTTAGAATTGCTTTTCAGCTAATTCATTTTTGAATGATTAAAATTTCTACAGCAAAATTATGTACATTTGCTTATTAAAAGTAAGTAGTGAACAAAAGGTTAGTAGTAACCTTTGGGTAAGTTAAAATTATTATGGAAAATAATATCGAATTGGAAGAGCCGATGACCAAGGCCAGATGTACAGAAAGTCTGGCTTCTGTAGAAGATGCGATTTACGTTATCGGTGGAAAGTGGAAACTGAAAATCATCATTGCATTGCAGGAACACGGAAGCATTCGGTTTAACGAGCTGCAAAGAATCGTTGCCGGGATTTCTGCAAGAGTTCTGTCGAATGAACTAAAGGATCTGGAGCTGAACGGTTTCGTCAAAAGAGTCGTGCACGCCGAACAGACGCCGGTTGTGGTAGAATACCTTTCCACAGATTACAGCAGAACTTTAAAACCGGTGATTATGGCACTTTCTGAGTGGGGAAGAACGCATAAAAAAAACATCAGGGAAGATGTTTTCGAAAATACTTTAGCCAAAATTTAAACTCTCGCAGATTAAGCAAATCAAGCAGATGAAAAAAATCTGCGCAATCAGCTCAATCTGCGAGAGAAAAAATATCAATTAAACGACTGCCGAAATTCTAACGGCGACAAACTCGTTTTCTTCTTAAACAACGTAGAAAATGACTGCGAATGCTCAAATCCCAATTCATAAGCAATCTCACTTACCGATAATTCCGTTGTAGAAAGTTTCTCTTTCGCTTTGCTGATCAACTTTTCGTGGATGTGCTGTTGTGTATTTTGTCCGGTGTGAATGCGCAAAAGGTCACTCAGATAATTCGGGGAAAGATTCATCGCTTCGGCAATCTGATGAACGGTCAACAAACCTTTTTCAGAAGATTCTTTATCAAAATAATTGTTCAGAAAAGTTTCAAACTTCGTCAGAATCTGATGATTTCCACTTTTTCGGGTAATGAATTGCCTTTCATAAAACCGCTTCGAATAATTTAAAAGCAACTCGATCTGCGACAAAATAATTTCCTGTGTATGCTGGTCGATATGCTCACATTCTTTATCGATTTTATTCAGAATTTCAAGTAGGTTATTTTCCTCATCTTCAGATAGATGCAGAGCTTCATTCACGGCGTAAGAGAAAAATCCGTAAGAAGAAATTGTATTCGCCAAAGAATGTTTCAGCAGAAAATCCTCGTGAAAAATCAAAAGATAACCCGTATTTTCACAATCCATCGTTTTCAAATCGAGATATTGCACCTGATTTGGCGCCGTAAAACTCAGCACACCCTTATCATAGTCGTAATGCTGCTGTCCATATCTTATTTTTCCGGTCGCATTCCGTTTCAGGGCAACACAATAATATCGGCTCACAAAGCCTTTCCACACATCATCTTCAATGAAAACACTTTCCGAAAGATTCACCACGCTCACCATCGGATGCTTTGGTTCCGGAAGCGAAAGCAGCCTGTGAAAAGCCGAAATAGATTTTATCGTGTTCATAATTTGAAATTCTAAATATTAAAGATAGTTATTATTTGACTCCGTCGAACCACTTTGTTAAGTTTGGGCGCCTTTATCCGTCTTCCACTCCCGCTTTTTTGCTCCACTTCGTTCCGCAAAAAGAGCTCCGTTCAAGCCGGGGCGCAATCGTATTGCGTTTTAACTTTGTGTTTTAATTCAAAGATTTTTTAAATTACTAATCTTAGATTTTCAACATTAAGAATTAAAGATTTTTAAGCATTATTCTTAACAAACTTAATCAAGAATTAATTTATTAATTCTTAACTCATAAACTGTAAGATACTCTTAAATTCTTAATGTTGAAAAAAGCAGTTTATTCAAGTTAAGATTATTAAGTAAACTTTAAAATCAGCAAAATTGGCTCAATCAGCGAGAATTTTTAAAAATTTAATAATCCAAAAGTCCCATTCCAAACTCATCATAAGTCGCTCCTGTATCCGTTCCCAAAGGCACAATACTTTCCAGCTTCTCAATGTCAGATTCGCTCAGTTGGATAGTTGCCGCTTCAATATTCTGCTCAAGATATTTTCTGCGTTTCGTTCCCGGAATCGGAACAATCCCTTTACTGATAATCCAGGCCAAAGCCAGTTGGGAAGACGTAATTCCTTTATCCTTCGCCATATTTTCAATGGCTTCCACCAATTCGATGTTCTTGTGGAATTGTTCCCCCTGAAAACGCGGAATCCCTCTTCGGAAATCATTTTCCGGCAAATCGTCAATCGTTTTGATATTTCCGGACAAAAATCCTCTTCCCAACGGAGAATATGCCACAAAACCAATTTCCAGTTCGTTCAGCGTTTTAATCACGCCTTTTTCTTCCACCGTTCTTTCAAACAGAGAATATTCACTTTGAACTGCCGAAATCGGATGCACAGCGTGTGCTCTTTTCACCGTTTCAGAACCAACTTCCGACAAACCGATGTACCCTATTTTTCCTTCTTTCACCAAGTCGCTCATTGCTCCAACCGTTTCTTCAATCGGAACATTTTTATCGAGACGATGCATATAATAAAGGTCGATGTAATCGGTTTTCAGATTTTTCAAAGAACGTTCAACCGACTTTTTCACATAATCTTTACTTCC encodes:
- a CDS encoding aldo/keto reductase, whose translation is MKKVKLGNQGLIIPNIGLGCMGMTGFGDADMYGKTDETEAIATIHRSLELGGNFLDTADLYGPFKNEQLIAKAIEGNRDQYIIATKFGWEIDDNEQVTWKINGSKDYVKKSVERSLKNLKTDYIDLYYMHRLDKNVPIEETVGAMSDLVKEGKIGYIGLSEVGSETVKRAHAVHPISAVQSEYSLFERTVEEKGVIKTLNELEIGFVAYSPLGRGFLSGNIKTIDDLPENDFRRGIPRFQGEQFHKNIELVEAIENMAKDKGITSSQLALAWIISKGIVPIPGTKRRKYLEQNIEAATIQLSESDIEKLESIVPLGTDTGATYDEFGMGLLDY
- a CDS encoding dihydroorotase, with translation MKILIKNAQIVNQGKIIQSDILIENDLISKIQSNISEEADQIIEASGKYLLPGVIDDQVHFREPGLTWKGDIETESRSAIAGGTTSFIEQPNTVPNAVTQELLADKYEIASQKSFANYGFMMGGTNDNLEEVLKTNPRNVPGIKLFLGSSTGNMLVDNPETLENIFSNTKMLIAVHCEDEATIKANTQKYLDEYGEDIPVKFHHLIRSEEACYKSSSKAIELAKKTGARLHVFHLSTAIETELFRNDIPLKDKKITAEVCVHHLTFTNEDYETKGGLIKWNPAVKTQKDKDGLWEALLDDRIDVIATDHAPHTWEEKQNVYTKCPSGAPLVQHSLVVMLENYKNGKISLERIVEKMAHNPAILFRIEKRGFIREGYKADLVLVDLNQNWTVEKENILYKCGWSPLEGTEFHSKVTHTFVNGNLVYENGKINEEKFGERLLFEVEE
- a CDS encoding winged helix-turn-helix transcriptional regulator, producing the protein MENNIELEEPMTKARCTESLASVEDAIYVIGGKWKLKIIIALQEHGSIRFNELQRIVAGISARVLSNELKDLELNGFVKRVVHAEQTPVVVEYLSTDYSRTLKPVIMALSEWGRTHKKNIREDVFENTLAKI
- a CDS encoding lipopolysaccharide biosynthesis protein, with translation MKKLLGQTALYGLTTVIIRLFPFVINPIITRTFGPTAYSPFADFYSVAGVIAVLLTHGMETTFFRFALDEKDDRKLISTSFFSVLAVTLVYLSFTLFYRQPLADAFKTPDQVDLLAILTVTLALDAFCAMPFVMLRKNERPLKYAGIRITNGIINFLLVVFFIIILPKYPNGIFGLKYSSEFGIGYVFVANLVASSITFLMLSQELLIARIKHFSWELWKKMIKYSWPITIAGLAGIINETFDRQFLKFLLPEEIGRHELGVYGGVAKVVTFVILFRQAYSLGIEPFFFSNSKSKNANQTYVRLMDIFIAINCLIVLFLSVNLDWIAKVYINNPEYYEGISILPILFFASLFLGIYLNLSIWYKLTDKTIIGAYISGIGVLITILINFYFIPKYGYWASTWATIASYFTMMVISYIWGHYKYPIPYNIYKNIIVILITMVVSLAYYQYLKENIWLGNVIFLILATFLLRKEKLIPAKILNKLGIK
- a CDS encoding GH92 family glycosyl hydrolase; this translates as MFSRKLILILTVLCGSLFSSQKLQNLVKFVNPIIGTEKMGHTFPGATVPFGAVQLSPETDTLSYEINGKYNPDVYKYCAGYRYEDKTIVGFSHTHFSGTGHSDLGDFLIMPAVGKVKLNPGTAQNPGSGFRSRFSHQNEKAEAGYYKVKLDDSNILAELTATTRVGFHQYTFPKSDDAHIILDLMSGIYNYDEKNVWTYVRIENDHRITGYRQTNGWARTRTVYFAMEFSRPFKSYGQKNFDSKQAYRGFWRKWNQDDNFPEIAGKKIRMHFDFDTQENEKIQIKFAISPVSQANALENLQKETPDWNFENVKNQAQNDWNKELNKIVVNTLNDDDKVNFYTAMYHTFINPTTYMDSNGEYKGLDQNIHQAKDFTNYTTFSLWDTYRALHPFFNIIQPKRNNDMVKSMLAHYDQFSLKMLPVWSHYANENWCMSGYHSVSLIADAIIKNTFTGNPEEALQACIATSNKRNYEGISEYLDKGYISAEKNGTSVSNTLEYAYDDWAIAQIAKKLGKNDIYNEYLKRSENWKNVFDKSIGFMRPRLSDGSFKKEFDLLSTHGQGFIEGNSWNYSFFVPHNPEELMKAMGGKKKFGENLDELFSMHLPDEFFADTEDITREGIIGGYVHGNEPAHHVAYLYNVAGQPWKTQAQIRKILTMQYKAKPDGLGGNDDCGQMSAWYIFSSLGFYPVAPGSDDYWIGSPSIVDAKVNLENGKTFEIEVKNQSEKNVYIEKMELNGKPFEGYKLKHEDIMKGGKLVFFMNYKLKK
- a CDS encoding FMN-dependent NADH-azoreductase, with product MKNVLHIITSPRKDLSASRKLGKAVIEKIQEKYSDAVLKERDLTTNPTPLLDESHINTFFTPAENHSTEQQSINKYSEDLISELKEADIIVIDSPMYNFSVPATLRAYLDFTSRAGYTFKYDENGPKGLLNDKKLYIAFTSGNVYSGGPFQVFDSNVPYIKNVFGFYGVSDVSVFRAEGLAIPGIMEDALNKGIESIVID
- a CDS encoding helix-turn-helix domain-containing protein; the protein is MNTIKSISAFHRLLSLPEPKHPMVSVVNLSESVFIEDDVWKGFVSRYYCVALKRNATGKIRYGQQHYDYDKGVLSFTAPNQVQYLDLKTMDCENTGYLLIFHEDFLLKHSLANTISSYGFFSYAVNEALHLSEDEENNLLEILNKIDKECEHIDQHTQEIILSQIELLLNYSKRFYERQFITRKSGNHQILTKFETFLNNYFDKESSEKGLLTVHQIAEAMNLSPNYLSDLLRIHTGQNTQQHIHEKLISKAKEKLSTTELSVSEIAYELGFEHSQSFSTLFKKKTSLSPLEFRQSFN